A genomic region of Methylobacterium durans contains the following coding sequences:
- a CDS encoding toprim domain-containing protein, whose product MRLQENGVAVSCWSCGDGVTAAEAAGVPSDLIVPRAVDSWNVTLAEAMWKRAVSAKGTLVEEYVRYRGFTGTIPPSIRCLPHFLAEADGRTYTAMIALVQRGGGCADTAGRQLHHLGVHLTPLAGPDSQGRVLKASIKRHNSFIGQILEGGVWLHAVYEAMSELVVAESIEAALSVRQFTSLPTVSALSPSGLQAFRWPQTVQRMWIAADNDSGGLRAAANLRARALRAGVDARIGLPVRNHGDPSGHVASF is encoded by the coding sequence ATGCGTCTGCAGGAGAACGGGGTCGCCGTTTCTTGTTGGTCCTGTGGAGATGGGGTCACTGCTGCAGAGGCTGCTGGCGTGCCGTCGGACCTTATCGTTCCGAGGGCAGTCGATTCCTGGAACGTCACGCTCGCCGAGGCCATGTGGAAGCGAGCCGTATCTGCTAAAGGTACCTTAGTCGAGGAATATGTCCGCTATCGGGGCTTCACTGGGACGATTCCGCCATCGATTCGGTGCCTGCCGCATTTTTTAGCTGAGGCGGATGGGCGAACTTATACAGCTATGATCGCGCTGGTGCAGCGTGGAGGCGGATGCGCCGACACAGCGGGCAGGCAATTACATCACCTTGGAGTACATCTGACACCGCTAGCGGGTCCGGATTCGCAAGGGCGTGTCCTAAAAGCTAGCATCAAGCGACATAACTCCTTCATCGGGCAGATTCTTGAGGGTGGCGTTTGGCTTCACGCGGTCTACGAAGCAATGTCGGAGCTTGTAGTCGCCGAGAGTATTGAAGCAGCCCTGTCCGTTCGACAGTTCACGAGCTTGCCGACCGTCTCGGCGCTAAGTCCATCCGGCCTTCAGGCATTTCGATGGCCTCAAACGGTCCAGCGGATGTGGATCGCGGCCGACAACGACTCTGGTGGTCTCCGTGCTGCAGCCAACTTGCGTGCTCGCGCTCTGCGCGCTGGTGTTGACGCACGGATCGGGCTTCCAGTCCGTAACCACGGAGATCCGAGCGGTCACGTAGCTTCTTTCTGA
- a CDS encoding ComEA family DNA-binding protein: MDPGRDPVRTVYPGPLGGSVQHISPAAQNEVAAAALPSAGTAPAAAGSAVTAAERAASDLSPSQKPDVTGPTDSAGVDTAPTSAGAEPAASGTGVDLNTATVEELNALGAGMIGRRIVAFRPYSSPEDLVNRRVLKKSDFEVIKTAITVR, encoded by the coding sequence ATGGATCCGGGCAGAGATCCCGTACGTACGGTGTACCCGGGCCCATTGGGCGGATCCGTGCAGCACATCAGTCCCGCAGCCCAGAATGAAGTGGCAGCCGCCGCGCTTCCGTCGGCTGGAACGGCACCCGCTGCTGCAGGCTCAGCCGTTACAGCAGCTGAGCGTGCTGCGTCCGACCTATCGCCATCTCAGAAGCCGGATGTCACTGGCCCGACCGACAGCGCAGGTGTGGACACGGCCCCGACGTCGGCAGGCGCTGAGCCAGCAGCCTCTGGAACCGGTGTCGACCTCAACACAGCCACGGTAGAGGAGCTGAACGCCCTGGGCGCGGGCATGATCGGGCGCAGGATCGTCGCGTTCCGGCCCTACAGCTCGCCGGAGGATCTCGTGAACAGGCGCGTCCTCAAGAAGTCGGACTTCGAGGTCATCAAGACCGCGATCACCGTCCGGTAG
- a CDS encoding lytic transglycosylase domain-containing protein, which produces MSEFIEHSAVIHGLPVEFLMRLLRQESGLNHRAVSRAGAQGVAQFMPGTASERGLTDPFNPFEAIPKSAELLKEYRSRFGNLGFAAAAYNAGPQRVRDWLSGRSALPKETREYVERITGRTADDWRQGGDVYAAAAPVFGSLRN; this is translated from the coding sequence ATGTCGGAGTTCATCGAACACTCCGCCGTGATCCACGGTCTCCCGGTCGAGTTCCTGATGCGCCTTCTGCGGCAGGAGAGCGGCCTCAACCATCGGGCCGTCAGTCGCGCGGGCGCTCAAGGGGTGGCCCAGTTCATGCCCGGAACGGCCAGTGAGCGCGGGCTCACGGATCCATTCAACCCGTTCGAGGCCATACCGAAGTCGGCCGAACTCCTGAAGGAGTACCGGAGCCGCTTCGGCAATCTCGGCTTTGCGGCGGCAGCCTACAATGCCGGCCCGCAGCGGGTCAGGGATTGGCTCTCTGGTCGCTCAGCTCTGCCCAAAGAGACGCGCGAGTACGTCGAGCGGATCACTGGTAGAACGGCCGACGATTGGCGCCAAGGTGGAGACGTCTACGCCGCAGCCGCTCCGGTGTTTGGCTCGTTGCGGAATTGA
- a CDS encoding IS256 family transposase, producing MTDDRVALIEALQKADDGNFLRSLAETVLQILMEADVEGLIGAGRYERTGERSTYRNGYRERSLDTRLGSLNLKIPKLRTGSYFPGFLEPRRTVEKALVAVIQEAWIAGVSTRRVDDLVQAMGLSGISKSSVSKLCKEIDERVGAFLTRPLSGAWPYLWLDATYLKVREGGRIVSVAAIVAVAVDTEGRREIVGLHIGPSEAEVFWTDFLRSLVKRGLSGVQLVISDAHEGLKAAIRRVLKATWQRCRVHWTRNALAYVPRTQQTMVAAGLRHAFQQPDQDAARAALQHLGEQLHNRWPKLKVFIEATCEDVLAYLTFPLQHRAKLHSTNPLERLNKEIKRRADVVGIFPNTDSIQRLIGAVLLEANDEWQLQHRYMQIEGMAGFAPALIEESVTTLPPQAA from the coding sequence ATGACCGACGACAGAGTGGCACTGATCGAGGCGCTGCAGAAGGCCGACGACGGCAACTTCCTGCGCTCGCTGGCCGAGACAGTCCTGCAGATCCTGATGGAGGCCGACGTGGAGGGCCTGATCGGCGCCGGTCGCTACGAGCGCACGGGTGAGCGCAGCACGTACCGCAACGGCTATCGCGAACGCAGCCTCGACACGCGGCTTGGCTCGCTCAACCTCAAGATCCCCAAGCTCAGGACCGGTAGCTACTTCCCCGGCTTCCTGGAGCCGCGTCGCACGGTCGAGAAGGCGCTGGTCGCCGTGATCCAAGAGGCGTGGATCGCCGGCGTCTCGACCCGGCGCGTCGACGACCTCGTGCAGGCCATGGGCCTGTCGGGCATCTCCAAGTCCTCGGTGTCGAAGCTGTGCAAGGAGATCGACGAGCGCGTCGGAGCCTTCCTGACGCGTCCGCTCTCGGGCGCGTGGCCCTATCTCTGGCTCGACGCCACCTACCTGAAGGTGCGCGAGGGCGGTCGCATCGTCTCTGTCGCTGCCATAGTCGCCGTAGCGGTCGACACAGAGGGCCGGCGCGAGATCGTCGGGCTGCACATCGGCCCGTCCGAGGCCGAGGTGTTCTGGACCGACTTCCTGCGGAGCTTGGTCAAGCGCGGGCTCTCGGGCGTGCAGCTCGTCATCTCGGATGCTCACGAGGGGCTCAAGGCGGCCATCCGCCGGGTGCTGAAGGCGACCTGGCAACGCTGCCGCGTTCACTGGACCCGGAACGCGCTGGCCTACGTGCCGCGCACCCAGCAGACCATGGTGGCTGCCGGCCTGCGCCACGCCTTCCAGCAGCCCGATCAGGACGCCGCCCGGGCCGCCCTGCAGCACTTGGGCGAGCAACTCCATAACCGCTGGCCGAAGCTGAAGGTCTTCATCGAGGCCACGTGCGAGGACGTGCTGGCCTACCTGACCTTCCCGCTCCAGCATCGAGCCAAGCTTCACAGCACGAACCCGCTCGAGCGTCTCAACAAGGAGATCAAGCGGCGCGCCGACGTGGTGGGCATCTTCCCCAACACGGACTCGATCCAGCGCCTGATCGGTGCGGTTCTGCTGGAGGCCAACGACGAGTGGCAGCTCCAGCACCGCTACATGCAGATCGAGGGCATGGCCGGTTTTGCTCCGGCGTTGATCGAGGAGAGCGTCACGACACTTCCACCACAGGCGGCCTGA
- a CDS encoding response regulator: protein MAGVAGSAGLVVLIVEGDPVQRMAAASARGDAGMRVLEAATVEAATSALDAHPDLRVMVADIDLVGEPLTGLTLAKAAAARWPDVSMLMVSGIIEPEQEAMPQGARFLRKPFEAETLVGAVRALAAARASGRLEPDGSGVTEQIASADSR, encoded by the coding sequence GTGGCAGGCGTTGCCGGATCGGCCGGTTTGGTTGTCCTCATCGTGGAGGGCGATCCCGTTCAGAGGATGGCAGCCGCGAGCGCGCGCGGGGACGCCGGCATGCGCGTGCTGGAGGCGGCAACCGTCGAGGCAGCTACGTCCGCGCTCGATGCCCACCCTGATCTGCGCGTGATGGTCGCTGACATTGATCTGGTCGGCGAGCCGCTGACCGGGCTGACGCTTGCCAAGGCGGCCGCAGCACGCTGGCCGGACGTCTCGATGCTGATGGTGTCGGGCATCATCGAGCCCGAGCAGGAGGCGATGCCGCAGGGCGCTCGTTTCCTGCGCAAGCCGTTCGAGGCAGAGACGTTGGTGGGCGCAGTGAGGGCGCTTGCCGCGGCGCGAGCATCAGGCCGCTTGGAGCCGGACGGCTCCGGGGTCACTGAACAGATTGCGAGCGCAGACAGTCGATGA
- a CDS encoding DUF6489 family protein yields MKVKVEIDCTPEEARTFFGLPDVQPLQAKILAEMERRMLAEMDRFSPEALLRSWMALAPQGPEQMQDAFSRLFQQSFGGGTKPPG; encoded by the coding sequence ATGAAGGTCAAGGTTGAGATCGACTGCACGCCTGAGGAGGCGCGAACCTTCTTCGGTTTGCCCGACGTCCAGCCGCTGCAGGCGAAGATCCTGGCCGAGATGGAGCGGCGGATGCTGGCCGAGATGGACCGCTTCTCGCCTGAGGCTCTGCTCAGGAGCTGGATGGCGCTTGCTCCTCAGGGCCCCGAGCAGATGCAGGATGCATTCAGTCGCTTGTTCCAGCAGAGCTTTGGCGGAGGGACAAAACCACCTGGGTAA
- a CDS encoding L,D-transpeptidase has protein sequence MHVAKLLIASCMLATAGAGMASAQFVDPFKVLEEARRDRLALDKRLAREALERRQKEKADQAAKADAQRKLDEQRPAAGGVLPPAASAEQAATSRTHQPTSEAHNLPAVSGSDGSRTSEPNATEALAARDRAEAALPPGPSGITTDRTPASNQIAALPTKVAPPGTSLPATPAPGATSGTPAPAQPQPTEAPARDVIAPVVATPPRVLITIDKAAQRMRVTVDGKLRHSWSVSTARAPYKTPAGTFRPLRLVKEHYSREWDDAPMPYSIFFTAAGHAIHGSTATRQLGRPASHGCVRLAPSHAAALFKLVRAEGADTTKVTITSGRSAGRTARSRAADARTRDRALHARRVSTDMWQVGSADAWAE, from the coding sequence ATGCATGTTGCCAAGCTCCTGATCGCATCGTGCATGCTCGCCACTGCCGGCGCCGGCATGGCCTCCGCCCAGTTCGTCGATCCCTTCAAGGTTCTCGAAGAGGCAAGACGCGATCGTCTCGCGCTCGATAAGCGCCTCGCACGCGAGGCTTTAGAGCGACGCCAGAAGGAGAAGGCGGATCAAGCGGCAAAAGCGGACGCGCAGCGGAAGCTTGACGAGCAAAGACCTGCGGCCGGGGGCGTTCTCCCTCCAGCTGCGTCAGCGGAACAGGCTGCGACCTCCCGAACTCATCAGCCCACCTCCGAAGCCCACAACTTGCCGGCGGTATCCGGCAGCGATGGAAGCAGAACATCCGAACCCAACGCGACAGAGGCACTGGCAGCTCGTGACCGTGCGGAAGCAGCTCTCCCGCCGGGCCCATCGGGCATCACTACTGATAGAACGCCCGCTTCTAACCAGATCGCCGCACTCCCGACCAAGGTTGCTCCTCCGGGGACCTCACTCCCAGCAACCCCAGCGCCCGGTGCTACGTCCGGCACCCCTGCTCCCGCTCAACCACAACCCACAGAGGCGCCAGCTCGTGACGTCATCGCGCCGGTCGTCGCGACTCCTCCGCGCGTTCTGATCACGATCGACAAGGCCGCACAGCGGATGCGGGTGACGGTCGACGGAAAGCTGCGCCACTCCTGGTCGGTCTCAACCGCACGGGCGCCTTACAAGACCCCGGCAGGGACGTTCCGCCCCTTGCGTCTCGTGAAGGAGCACTACTCCAGGGAGTGGGACGACGCTCCGATGCCCTACTCGATCTTCTTCACGGCTGCCGGCCACGCCATTCATGGCAGCACCGCGACACGCCAGCTCGGGCGACCAGCGTCGCACGGCTGCGTCCGACTTGCGCCGTCCCATGCGGCCGCGCTGTTCAAGCTGGTGCGGGCCGAGGGTGCAGACACAACCAAGGTCACCATCACGAGCGGAAGGTCGGCAGGGAGAACTGCGCGCAGCCGGGCGGCCGACGCGCGTACCCGCGATCGTGCTCTTCATGCCCGGCGTGTCTCGACCGACATGTGGCAGGTTGGGTCTGCGGATGCTTGGGCCGAGTAG
- a CDS encoding DUF6522 family protein: protein MRFDRDTRGEWIVDPNELAAKLGITLRLLQDEKNLGLVHTRVEAGHDGNEGRSRVTVRCREAAWQGVFDAQGRLINECRLLSDQSPNEVIR, encoded by the coding sequence ATGCGCTTCGATCGCGATACACGCGGCGAGTGGATCGTTGATCCGAACGAGCTTGCGGCCAAGCTCGGCATCACACTCCGGCTACTGCAAGACGAGAAAAATCTCGGTCTCGTCCACACGCGGGTCGAGGCAGGGCATGATGGGAACGAAGGACGGTCTCGCGTGACGGTTCGATGCCGCGAAGCTGCTTGGCAGGGCGTATTCGACGCGCAAGGGCGCCTGATCAACGAGTGTCGCCTTTTGTCGGACCAATCACCCAATGAAGTGATCCGGTAA
- a CDS encoding DUF6522 family protein, producing the protein MEDHGMHFERDARGDWVVDPEHLAARPGINPGHLRHEMRLGLVTSRIEAGQGIDGGCWRVAVRTRKTAWQGIIGSDGNVLSERRICS; encoded by the coding sequence ATGGAGGACCATGGCATGCACTTCGAGCGAGACGCGCGGGGCGACTGGGTCGTCGATCCCGAGCATCTTGCCGCCAGGCCGGGGATCAATCCCGGACACCTTCGGCATGAGATGCGCCTTGGCCTTGTGACCAGCCGCATCGAGGCTGGACAGGGCATCGACGGCGGCTGTTGGCGTGTGGCGGTTCGGACGCGAAAGACGGCTTGGCAGGGCATCATCGGTAGCGACGGCAACGTGCTGAGCGAGCGTCGGATCTGCTCTTGA
- a CDS encoding PAS domain-containing protein codes for MEFAHLVADAILAASADAVIASDSEGIIRIWNPGAERIFGYPASEALGQSLDIITPERLRRRHWDGYRKTMATGESRYGEGALLSVPAICKDGRQISVEFTIVPLKDEQGSMTGIVAVMRDVTIRFAEMKVLRERLAKTSEDRTAAQ; via the coding sequence ATGGAATTTGCTCACCTTGTCGCCGACGCCATTCTGGCCGCGTCCGCTGACGCGGTGATTGCTTCGGACAGCGAGGGCATTATTCGTATCTGGAACCCCGGTGCCGAGCGCATCTTCGGCTACCCAGCCAGCGAGGCCCTGGGGCAATCGCTCGACATCATCACACCCGAGCGGCTGCGCCGGCGTCACTGGGACGGCTACCGCAAGACCATGGCGACGGGCGAGAGCCGCTACGGCGAGGGCGCACTTCTGTCGGTTCCTGCCATCTGCAAGGATGGGCGACAGATCTCGGTCGAGTTCACGATCGTGCCGCTCAAGGATGAGCAGGGCTCCATGACCGGCATTGTCGCGGTCATGCGCGACGTGACGATACGTTTTGCCGAGATGAAAGTCCTGAGAGAGCGACTGGCCAAAACCTCTGAGGATCGTACGGCTGCGCAGTAG
- the hmpA gene encoding NO-inducible flavohemoprotein translates to MPTPLSAPTIALVKATVPALEAHGLDITRRMYERLFENAEIRDLFNQSHHGETGSQPKALAQAVLAYARNIDNLGVLGGAVERIAQKHVALNILPEHYPHVADALLGAIQDVLGTAATAEICAAWGEAYWFLAELLIGREAAIYRDLAAKPGGWNGWRDFVVESVRQESETIRSFVLMPEDGRPVLRHEPGQYLGFLLDLPGHGVLKRNYSISCAPNDRAYRITVKREGKADEPAGIVSNWLHDHAQPGTVLRAAPPAGDFFLDQESHDPVVLVSGGVGLTPMMSMLETIAAAAPERPTWYVHGALNGRVHAMRDHAKALTAGNENLRLRTFYAEPEAQDRPGEHYDAAGLISADWLVRQTPHDAATYYLCGPKPFLRALVNGLQRQGIPAVRIRFEFFGPADDLLEEQRQAA, encoded by the coding sequence ATGCCGACCCCGTTGTCCGCCCCCACCATCGCCCTCGTCAAGGCGACCGTCCCCGCTCTGGAGGCGCACGGCCTCGACATCACCCGGCGCATGTACGAGCGCCTGTTCGAGAACGCCGAGATCCGCGACCTCTTCAACCAGTCGCATCACGGCGAGACCGGCTCGCAGCCGAAGGCGCTCGCCCAGGCCGTGCTGGCCTACGCCCGCAACATCGACAATCTCGGGGTGCTGGGCGGTGCCGTCGAGCGGATCGCGCAGAAGCACGTCGCGCTCAACATCCTGCCTGAGCACTACCCGCACGTGGCCGACGCGCTCCTCGGCGCGATCCAGGACGTGCTCGGGACGGCTGCCACGGCCGAGATCTGCGCCGCCTGGGGCGAGGCGTACTGGTTCCTGGCCGAGCTGCTGATCGGGCGCGAGGCCGCGATCTACCGCGACCTCGCCGCCAAGCCCGGCGGCTGGAACGGCTGGCGCGACTTCGTGGTGGAGAGCGTCCGGCAGGAGAGCGAGACGATCCGCTCCTTCGTCCTCATGCCCGAAGACGGCCGCCCGGTCCTGCGCCACGAGCCGGGCCAGTATCTCGGCTTCCTCTTGGACCTGCCGGGGCACGGCGTCCTCAAGCGAAACTACTCGATCTCCTGCGCGCCGAACGACCGCGCTTACCGCATCACCGTCAAGCGCGAGGGCAAGGCGGATGAGCCCGCCGGCATCGTCTCGAACTGGCTGCATGATCATGCCCAGCCCGGAACGGTGCTACGCGCGGCGCCACCGGCCGGCGACTTCTTCCTCGATCAGGAATCGCATGATCCCGTCGTGCTGGTCAGCGGCGGCGTCGGCCTGACGCCCATGATGAGCATGCTGGAGACGATTGCGGCAGCAGCGCCAGAGCGCCCGACATGGTACGTGCACGGTGCCCTGAACGGCCGTGTGCATGCAATGCGCGACCATGCCAAGGCTCTGACCGCTGGCAACGAAAACCTCCGTCTGCGCACCTTCTATGCCGAGCCGGAGGCGCAGGACCGGCCGGGTGAGCACTACGACGCAGCCGGCCTGATCAGCGCGGACTGGCTCGTGCGGCAGACGCCTCACGATGCAGCCACCTACTATCTCTGCGGGCCGAAGCCCTTCCTGCGTGCCCTGGTGAACGGGCTACAGCGCCAGGGTATTCCGGCAGTGCGCATCCGCTTCGAGTTCTTCGGTCCTGCCGACGACCTGCTAGAGGAGCAGCGGCAAGCCGCCTAG
- a CDS encoding Rrf2 family transcriptional regulator, whose product MRLTLFTDYALRTLIYVASHEPRQSSIAEIARAYGISESHLVKVVHQLGRLGLIRTTRGRGGGIRLGQPPSEITVGAVVRQTEEDLALVECFAGGGCAITAPCRLRRVFGEALAAFLAVLDRYTLADLLADDAGAEIAALLGLTVPMPSDPAVELGR is encoded by the coding sequence ATGCGCCTGACCCTCTTCACCGACTATGCCCTGCGCACGTTGATCTACGTGGCCTCCCATGAGCCACGGCAGAGCTCGATTGCCGAGATCGCGCGTGCCTACGGCATTTCGGAGAGCCACCTCGTGAAGGTTGTGCATCAGCTCGGGCGCCTTGGGTTGATCCGAACAACGCGAGGACGGGGCGGTGGCATCCGGCTTGGACAACCGCCGTCGGAGATCACCGTGGGTGCTGTCGTTCGACAGACCGAGGAGGATCTGGCGTTGGTGGAGTGCTTCGCAGGTGGCGGCTGCGCCATCACAGCACCCTGCCGGCTCCGCCGCGTGTTCGGCGAGGCTCTCGCCGCATTCTTGGCCGTGCTCGACCGCTACACGCTGGCTGACCTGCTGGCCGACGATGCGGGCGCTGAGATCGCGGCGCTGCTCGGACTTACAGTTCCGATGCCGAGTGACCCGGCGGTGGAGCTTGGAAGGTAA